The Sulfurimonas aquatica genomic sequence AAAGACTTCGCGTTACTATCGTTGCTGCTCGTCCTGGTATTATTATCGGGAAGAAAGGTGCTGATATTGAGAAACTTAAAACTGCTCTTCAAAAGCTAATTGGTAAGCAAATTTCTGTAAACATCAAAGAAGAGAAAAAAGCTCAAACTTCATCTCAACTTGTTGCTGAAAATGTAGCAACTCAGCTTGAGCGTCGTGTTGCTTTTAGACGTGCTATGAAGAAAGTTATGCAAGGTGCACAACGTTCTGGTGCTAAGGGAATTAAAATAGCAGTTGCTGGTCGTCTTGGTGGAGCTGAAATGGCTCGTACTGAATGGTATCTAGAGGGACGTGTTCCTCTTCATACTCTTCGTGCAAAGATTGATTACGGTTTCGCTGAAGCACATACAACATACGGTATTATCGGTGTTAAAGTGTGGATCTTCAAAGGGGAAGTACTTACTAAAGGTGTTCCTGTTGAAGTAGCTGAAGAGAAAAAAGAGCGTCGTCCTAAGCGTACTGCTCGTCCAACTAGTGAAAAGGCTGAATAATTATGTTAATGCCAAAAAGAACAAAATATCGTAAAGTAATGAAAGGTCGTAACCGTGGTTACGCTCGTTCAGGTTATAAATTAGCTTTTGGTGATATCGCGTTTAAAGCGGTAGAAGCTGGTCGTATCAACTCTCGTCAGATTGAATCGGCTCGTATCTCTGCTACTCGTCACATTAAAAGAAGTGGTAAAATCTGGATTCGTGTTTTTCCAGCTAAACCATTAACAGCTAAGCCTCTTGAAACTCGTATGGGTAAAGGTAAGGGTGCTGTAGACCAATGGGTTATGAATATTAAACCAGGTCGTATAATTTTTGAAATGGCTGGTGTTCCAGAAGAGCTTGCTCGTGAAGCATTAACTCTTGCTATGCACAAGCTTCCATTCAAATGTAAAATAATCACTGCGGAGATGAACAATGAACTATTCTGATTTAGCAGATAAAAATTCAGCTGAACTTCAAGCTATGCTTAAAGAAAAGAAAACAGAGCTGTTTACTTTAAAAATTAAACAAAAGATGATGCAACTTCAAAATACTAGCGAACTTAAAGTAGCTAAAAAAGATATTGCTAGAATCAACACTGCACTTACTGCAGTAGCAAACTAGGAGCTTGGGTATGACACATAAACGTGAGATTCAAGGTAAAGTTGTAACTATTGCAGGCGAGAAAACAGTATCTATTGTTGTTGAACGTCGTGTAATGCACCCTCGTTACCACAAAGTTGTAAAGCGTTTCAAAAAGTACTTAGTACATGATGAGCGTAATGAAGTTAAAGTTGGTGATGAGATTATTGCAATCGAGTGTCGCCCACTTTCTAAGACTAAATCTTTTAGACTTAAAACAGTAGTATCAGGAGCTGAATAATGATCCAGGGTTTTACTCGTTTAAATGTAGCTGATAATACAGGTGCTAAAGAGATTATGTGTATTAAGGTACTTGGTGGTTCTAAGCGTCGTTATGCATCAGTAGGTGACGTTATCGTTGCTTCTGTTAAAAAAGCGACTCCAACTGCTAAAGTTAAAAAAGGTAAGGTTGTTAAAGCTGTTATCGTTAGAACTCATAAAGAAGTTCAACGTGAAAATGGTTCATTAATTCGTTTTGATGATAATGCAGCTGTAATCCTAGATGACAAAAGAGAACCAATCGGTACTCGTATTTTTGGCCCTGTTGGTCGTGAAGTACGTTATGCTGGATTCATGAAAATTGTTTCTCTTGCGCCGGAGGTTGTTTAATGGCAAAGTTTAATTTCAAAAAAGGCGATACTGTAGAGATTATCGCTGGAGATGACCGTGGAACTAAGGCTACTGTTTTATCAGTAATGCCTAAGAAAAACAAGGTTATCGTAGAGGGTTGTAAAATAGCTAAGAAAGCTGTTAAACCAACTGAAGATAATACGAAGGGTGGGCATATCAATAAAGAGATGCCAATTGACGCTTCAAACGTACGTAAAGTGGAGGCATAATTAGATGGCACGCTTAAAAGAAAAATATTTAGGTCTAAAATCTGAGTTACAAGCTGACTTAGGAATTAAAAATCCTATGCAAACACCACAATTAGAGAAGATAATCATCTCTGTTGGTGCTGGTTTTGCAATGAAAGATAATAAGCTTATTCAAAACATTGAAGATACAATTACTAAGATTGCTGGTCAAAAAGCGTCTACGGTAATCGCGAAAAAATCTGTTGCAGGTTTTAAAGTTCGTGAAGGTATGCCAGTAGGCGTACGCGTTACTCTTCGTGGTGAAAACATGTATAACTTTCTTGATCGTCTAGTATCTATCGCGCTTCCTCGTGTGAAAGATTTCCGTGGTGTTCCAAGAAATGGTTTTGATGGTCGTGGTAACTACAATTTTGGTCTATTAGAGCAACTAATTTTCCCAGAGATTGGTTATGATTCGATCATGCAAATTCATGGTATGAATATTACTGTAGTAACTAGTGCTGATTCAGATAAGGCTGGTTTTGCTCTTTTAGAGAAAATGGGTATGCCTTTTACTAAAGGGAGTAACTAATGGCTAAAAAGTCTATGATCGCAAAAGCGGCAAGAGAACCTAAATTTAAAGTACGTGGTTATACACGTTGTCAGATTTGTGGTCGTCCACACTCTGTACTTAGAGATTTTGGTATCTGTCGTATATGTTTTAGAAAAATGGCAAATGAGGGATTAATCCCAGGTGTTAGAAAGTCTTCTTGGTAAGCCAAGAGGAAACTACTAATTATTAGTTTATACTTTGATTAGATTCAAAGTATTTACAAAGTCAAGGAATAAAAATGGCAATTAATGATCTAGTATCAGATGCGTTAACTCGTGTTCGTAATGCAGGTATGAGAAGATTACCAGTTACTACTTTAGTACATTCAAAAAGTGTTGAAGCTGTAGCAAATATCTTAGTAGAAAAAGGTTATCTTGAATCTGCAAATGTAGTTGAAGATGGTGTTAAAAAAACTATCAAAGTTGTACTTAAGTATAACGATGAAGGTAAAACAGTAATCAATGAAATGAAAAGAGTTTCTAAGCCTGGTCGTCGTGTTTACAAAGGTAAAGAAGATATCAAGCGTTTCAAAAATGGTTATGGTACTATTATTGTAAGTACATCACATGGCGTTCTTGCTAA encodes the following:
- the rplX gene encoding 50S ribosomal protein L24; the protein is MAKFNFKKGDTVEIIAGDDRGTKATVLSVMPKKNKVIVEGCKIAKKAVKPTEDNTKGGHINKEMPIDASNVRKVEA
- the rpsC gene encoding 30S ribosomal protein S3 translates to MGQKVNPIGLRLGINRNWESRWFPNFKTAPAALGEDHKIRTFLKKELYYAGVANIIIERTVKRLRVTIVAARPGIIIGKKGADIEKLKTALQKLIGKQISVNIKEEKKAQTSSQLVAENVATQLERRVAFRRAMKKVMQGAQRSGAKGIKIAVAGRLGGAEMARTEWYLEGRVPLHTLRAKIDYGFAEAHTTYGIIGVKVWIFKGEVLTKGVPVEVAEEKKERRPKRTARPTSEKAE
- the rpsH gene encoding 30S ribosomal protein S8, encoding MAINDLVSDALTRVRNAGMRRLPVTTLVHSKSVEAVANILVEKGYLESANVVEDGVKKTIKVVLKYNDEGKTVINEMKRVSKPGRRVYKGKEDIKRFKNGYGTIIVSTSHGVLANDKAFELGIGGEVMCTIW
- the rplP gene encoding 50S ribosomal protein L16, producing MLMPKRTKYRKVMKGRNRGYARSGYKLAFGDIAFKAVEAGRINSRQIESARISATRHIKRSGKIWIRVFPAKPLTAKPLETRMGKGKGAVDQWVMNIKPGRIIFEMAGVPEELAREALTLAMHKLPFKCKIITAEMNNELF
- the rplN gene encoding 50S ribosomal protein L14, translated to MIQGFTRLNVADNTGAKEIMCIKVLGGSKRRYASVGDVIVASVKKATPTAKVKKGKVVKAVIVRTHKEVQRENGSLIRFDDNAAVILDDKREPIGTRIFGPVGREVRYAGFMKIVSLAPEVV
- the rpsQ gene encoding 30S ribosomal protein S17, with the translated sequence MTHKREIQGKVVTIAGEKTVSIVVERRVMHPRYHKVVKRFKKYLVHDERNEVKVGDEIIAIECRPLSKTKSFRLKTVVSGAE
- the rplE gene encoding 50S ribosomal protein L5, which encodes MARLKEKYLGLKSELQADLGIKNPMQTPQLEKIIISVGAGFAMKDNKLIQNIEDTITKIAGQKASTVIAKKSVAGFKVREGMPVGVRVTLRGENMYNFLDRLVSIALPRVKDFRGVPRNGFDGRGNYNFGLLEQLIFPEIGYDSIMQIHGMNITVVTSADSDKAGFALLEKMGMPFTKGSN
- a CDS encoding type Z 30S ribosomal protein S14, encoding MAKKSMIAKAAREPKFKVRGYTRCQICGRPHSVLRDFGICRICFRKMANEGLIPGVRKSSW
- the rpmC gene encoding 50S ribosomal protein L29 — encoded protein: MNYSDLADKNSAELQAMLKEKKTELFTLKIKQKMMQLQNTSELKVAKKDIARINTALTAVAN